A region of Rhodoligotrophos appendicifer DNA encodes the following proteins:
- a CDS encoding TIGR04282 family arsenosugar biosynthesis glycosyltransferase, with translation MPPEPISVAILAKAPIAGYAKTRLISALGANGAAELHERLIQRTVATALKAAIGPVILWCAPDCGHPVFVSLRRCHEIMLRAQAEGDLGDRMHAAFVAGPPASATLLVGTDCPTLTPEHLQDCANELACNDAVFLPAEDGGYVLVGLNRPEAGLFKDIPWGTAEVMETTRCRLASHGLGWSEPTTLWDLDRPEDLERWRALTGEEPTKQPQLNTSRDRG, from the coding sequence ATGCCTCCTGAACCTATCTCGGTCGCCATCCTTGCCAAAGCACCCATCGCTGGATACGCGAAGACGCGCCTAATCTCCGCTCTCGGCGCGAACGGTGCGGCTGAACTTCACGAACGCTTAATTCAGCGGACGGTTGCAACTGCCCTAAAGGCAGCCATCGGCCCGGTTATCCTGTGGTGCGCGCCAGATTGCGGGCATCCTGTTTTTGTCAGCCTCCGCCGGTGCCACGAGATCATGCTACGCGCCCAGGCCGAGGGTGATTTGGGCGATCGGATGCATGCTGCCTTCGTGGCAGGCCCTCCAGCGAGTGCAACACTTCTCGTGGGCACCGACTGCCCAACCTTAACTCCCGAACATTTGCAGGACTGTGCCAACGAACTTGCGTGCAATGACGCAGTCTTTCTTCCCGCGGAGGATGGCGGCTATGTGCTTGTTGGTCTGAACCGTCCTGAAGCGGGGTTGTTCAAGGACATCCCCTGGGGGACGGCCGAAGTGATGGAAACAACGCGTTGTCGGTTGGCGAGCCATGGCCTCGGCTGGAGCGAGCCGACCACGCTCTGGGATCTGGACCGGCCGGAAGACCTGGAGCGTTGGCGCGCCCTTACTGGAGAGGAACCGACCAAACAGCCACAGCTTAACACCTCGCGTGACCGCGGTTGA
- a CDS encoding TIGR04283 family arsenosugar biosynthesis glycosyltransferase, whose protein sequence is MNSTKFQGLSIIIPTLNEGKRIGRTLRSLVPLRERGAEIVVVDGGSSDCTQEVAVPLADLVMGARRGRARQMNAGTTASKGHLLLFLHADTELSEEAMLALQSVLENETVIWGRFDVRIGDGHSLLRIVAEMMNLRSRLTGIATGDQAIFVRRPALEDIGGFPDIPIMEDIAVSRRLKSLARPVCLGEKVTTSSRRWEKNGIVLTIALMWWLRLAYWAHVNPRTLARWYGVNIDAS, encoded by the coding sequence ATGAATTCGACAAAATTCCAGGGGCTCTCGATCATCATACCGACCCTCAACGAGGGAAAAAGGATCGGCCGCACTCTCCGTAGTCTTGTCCCGTTGCGCGAACGCGGCGCCGAAATCGTGGTCGTCGACGGCGGCAGTTCGGATTGTACCCAGGAAGTGGCTGTGCCCCTGGCAGACCTCGTCATGGGAGCGAGACGGGGTCGTGCCCGCCAGATGAATGCCGGGACAACCGCCTCGAAGGGACACTTACTTTTGTTTCTTCACGCCGACACGGAGTTATCTGAAGAGGCTATGCTGGCGCTGCAATCGGTGTTGGAGAACGAGACGGTAATCTGGGGTCGCTTTGACGTGCGGATCGGCGACGGACATTCCCTCCTCCGCATCGTCGCTGAGATGATGAACCTCCGCTCCCGCCTGACCGGGATCGCGACCGGCGACCAGGCGATCTTCGTCAGGCGGCCAGCACTGGAGGACATTGGTGGTTTTCCCGACATTCCAATCATGGAAGATATCGCTGTGTCGCGGCGGCTGAAATCTTTGGCGCGACCGGTTTGTCTTGGGGAGAAGGTGACGACGTCGAGCCGGCGCTGGGAGAAGAACGGCATCGTGCTGACCATCGCGTTGATGTGGTGGCTTCGTCTAGCCTATTGGGCGCACGTGAACCCCCGCACTCTCGCGCGCTGGTACGGGGTCAATATCGATGCCTCCTGA
- a CDS encoding ATP-binding cassette domain-containing protein produces MKGIQAAPFALHLRDVTITVLGRTEPLVDGLSLIIEPGMATTLMGASGSGKSTLLAYIGGFIDRSAFHASGQISIGTELLSHRPPEERRLGVLFQDAILFPHLSVGGNLLFGIPRTRLRRRDARRAVVEEALASAGLAGYADRDPATLSGGQKARVALLRTLLAEPRALLLDEPFGKLDVELREEFRDFVFSHILERGLPALLVTHDPADATATGGPVVSIDKPLPKPA; encoded by the coding sequence ATGAAGGGCATCCAGGCCGCACCGTTCGCTCTCCACCTGCGCGACGTCACGATCACCGTCCTCGGCCGCACCGAGCCCCTCGTCGACGGCCTGTCGCTCATTATAGAGCCAGGAATGGCTACGACGCTCATGGGAGCCAGCGGCTCCGGAAAGTCGACACTGCTGGCCTATATCGGCGGTTTTATCGACCGCAGCGCGTTTCATGCTTCGGGTCAGATCTCGATCGGGACGGAGCTCTTAAGCCACAGACCGCCGGAAGAAAGGCGCCTCGGGGTTTTGTTTCAGGACGCGATCCTCTTCCCGCATCTCTCGGTGGGCGGCAATCTGCTGTTCGGCATCCCACGTACGCGACTGAGGCGACGCGATGCACGCCGCGCGGTTGTGGAAGAGGCTTTGGCAAGCGCCGGGCTGGCCGGATACGCTGATCGCGATCCCGCCACCCTGTCCGGGGGACAGAAGGCTCGTGTCGCCTTGCTGCGCACCCTGCTCGCTGAGCCGCGTGCCCTGCTTCTGGACGAGCCGTTCGGAAAGCTCGATGTCGAGCTGCGCGAGGAGTTCCGAGACTTCGTCTTTTCTCACATTCTCGAGCGGGGCCTGCCGGCTCTGCTCGTGACCCATGATCCGGCCGATGCTACGGCCACCGGGGGCCCCGTCGTCTCCATCGACAAGCCACTGCCGAAGCCTGCATGA
- a CDS encoding ABC transporter permease, which produces MWLSFAPVLTLTVLGIPIALGLAFTLMPAFGIFAAIGGTELSLDSWRALFSAPGFAIALILSLTTGLAATVISFVLAVGFCAMAAQSAFVQRLRRWLGPLLASPHSAMALGFAFLIMPSGWLVRFVSLFTGSTRPPAELVTVQDPSGIALIAGLLLKETPYLVLMILAASSQIPVRQILASARALGQRPAAAWLKAVFPQIYPQIRLPIFAVLAFSLSVVDVAMILGPGNPPPLAVMATLWFSDYDLDLYYPASAAAILQLLLVVACIALWWLAETPLAGVGRRLIERGGALKGQATVTMLAGAAAILVGGMGLASILGMALWSIAKTWRFPDILPTAWQMSLWLDRGGQILSTVVTTALIATLSTLISLALALGCLENEQRQGLRPGKTALWLLYMPLLVPQIAFLFGIQVLLIRLRLDGTLFAVVWAHMVFVLPYVFLSLADPFRALDPRFAASAAALGAKPLRIFLEVKLPLLARPILAGVAVGFAVSVGQYLPTLFAGAGRVSTLTTEAVTLASGGDRRVIGMVALLQSALPWAVYGLALLLPLLLFRKRGDLSR; this is translated from the coding sequence ATGTGGCTCAGCTTCGCACCGGTTCTCACGCTCACTGTGCTCGGCATTCCGATTGCCCTCGGCTTGGCATTCACGCTGATGCCGGCCTTTGGGATCTTCGCGGCAATCGGAGGGACGGAGCTCTCCCTCGACAGCTGGCGCGCGTTATTTTCGGCACCAGGATTCGCGATTGCCTTGATCCTGTCGCTGACAACCGGGCTCGCTGCCACTGTCATCTCCTTCGTCCTCGCCGTGGGATTCTGCGCGATGGCGGCGCAATCCGCCTTCGTCCAACGGCTTCGGCGATGGCTGGGACCGCTCCTGGCAAGCCCCCACAGTGCCATGGCCTTGGGCTTTGCGTTTCTGATCATGCCCAGCGGGTGGCTGGTCCGCTTCGTGTCCCTGTTCACCGGGAGCACCCGGCCGCCAGCCGAGTTGGTGACCGTACAGGATCCTTCCGGGATCGCATTGATCGCTGGGCTCCTGTTGAAGGAGACGCCCTATCTCGTCTTGATGATTCTTGCCGCCTCGTCGCAGATACCCGTCCGTCAGATCCTGGCGAGCGCCCGCGCCCTTGGGCAGCGCCCGGCCGCTGCCTGGCTCAAGGCGGTATTTCCACAGATCTATCCCCAGATCCGGTTGCCCATCTTTGCGGTCCTGGCTTTTTCGCTGTCGGTCGTCGACGTGGCAATGATCCTAGGCCCAGGAAACCCACCGCCACTGGCGGTGATGGCCACCCTGTGGTTCTCCGATTATGATCTCGATCTCTATTACCCGGCCTCGGCGGCGGCCATCCTGCAACTCCTCCTCGTCGTCGCGTGCATTGCCCTGTGGTGGCTCGCAGAAACACCGCTGGCAGGCGTCGGGCGTCGTCTGATCGAACGGGGTGGCGCCCTGAAGGGGCAGGCAACTGTGACGATGCTGGCAGGGGCAGCAGCGATCCTCGTCGGCGGGATGGGCCTCGCTTCGATCCTCGGTATGGCACTGTGGTCGATCGCCAAAACCTGGCGGTTTCCAGACATTTTGCCCACGGCCTGGCAAATGTCCCTTTGGCTCGATCGCGGGGGGCAGATCCTCTCGACGGTCGTCACGACAGCCTTAATCGCCACCCTGTCCACGCTGATATCCCTAGCGCTCGCCCTCGGCTGCCTCGAAAACGAACAGCGACAAGGACTACGGCCGGGTAAAACCGCACTGTGGCTTTTGTACATGCCGCTGCTGGTTCCGCAGATCGCCTTTCTCTTCGGCATTCAGGTACTGTTGATCCGCCTCAGGCTCGATGGCACCCTCTTCGCCGTGGTCTGGGCGCACATGGTCTTCGTCTTGCCCTATGTCTTCCTGTCGCTTGCAGATCCGTTCCGTGCCCTCGACCCACGCTTTGCTGCCAGCGCGGCAGCGCTCGGGGCAAAGCCTTTGCGGATCTTCCTCGAAGTCAAGCTGCCACTCCTGGCGCGGCCGATCCTCGCCGGAGTGGCAGTGGGATTTGCAGTGAGCGTCGGACAATACCTGCCGACGCTGTTTGCCGGCGCCGGCCGCGTTTCCACCCTCACTACAGAAGCAGTGACCCTTGCCAGCGGCGGGGACAGGCGTGTGATCGGCATGGTAGCCCTGCTGCAATCCGCTCTGCCCTGGGCCGTCTACGGCCTCGCCCTCCTTCTACCCCTGCTCCTGTTCCGCAAAAGGGGGGATCTGTCACGATGA
- a CDS encoding ABC transporter substrate-binding protein: protein MIGFRSIGMALGLLVASLLTASAAETGDWQEVLAKARGQTVYFNAWAGDTQTNDFIDWVGREAENRYGVSLRHVKLKDTAEAVTRVVAEKAAGREEGGSVDLIWINGPNFLTMKKQGLLFGPFASHLPNWRFVDIADKPSNLVDFTIPVDGYESPWRMAQLVFVFHSARTPLPSLPKSMKEMLGWATEHPGRLTHPDVRNFLGATFLKQALYELADDPKLLQTPATEETFATVTAPFWAWYDKLKPLLWQGGNEFPNTGPAQKQLLSDNEIDIAISFNPSEAAVSIQNGTLPDTARVYVLDGGTIGNTSFVAIPFNAAHKEGAMVVANLLLEPEIQARAQDPMTMGNFTVLDLDKLDAAQRQLFERPADAVGLPTNAELGTALLEPDPSWMTRLVAEWQMRYVR, encoded by the coding sequence ATGATCGGGTTTCGGTCGATTGGCATGGCGCTGGGCCTCCTAGTGGCATCGCTGTTGACCGCCTCGGCGGCCGAGACCGGCGATTGGCAGGAGGTCTTGGCAAAGGCGCGGGGCCAGACCGTCTATTTCAATGCCTGGGCCGGCGACACGCAGACGAATGATTTCATCGACTGGGTCGGTAGAGAGGCCGAGAACCGCTATGGCGTCTCTCTGCGCCATGTGAAACTCAAGGACACCGCCGAGGCGGTGACACGGGTGGTCGCGGAGAAGGCCGCTGGTCGGGAGGAAGGTGGATCTGTGGATCTGATCTGGATCAATGGCCCTAACTTCCTGACCATGAAGAAGCAGGGCCTGTTGTTCGGTCCGTTCGCCTCGCATCTTCCGAACTGGCGCTTTGTGGACATTGCTGACAAGCCCTCCAACCTCGTCGACTTCACCATTCCCGTCGATGGCTATGAATCACCCTGGCGAATGGCGCAGCTGGTCTTTGTCTTTCACAGTGCGAGGACCCCGTTGCCGAGCCTCCCTAAATCCATGAAGGAAATGCTTGGATGGGCGACGGAACATCCCGGCCGACTGACCCATCCGGATGTCAGGAACTTTCTCGGAGCGACCTTCCTCAAGCAGGCGCTCTACGAACTTGCAGACGATCCCAAGCTTCTGCAAACGCCGGCGACCGAAGAGACTTTTGCGACGGTCACGGCCCCGTTCTGGGCGTGGTACGACAAGCTCAAACCATTGCTCTGGCAAGGCGGGAACGAGTTCCCGAATACCGGACCGGCACAGAAACAACTGCTGAGCGACAATGAAATCGACATCGCGATCTCCTTCAATCCGTCGGAGGCCGCCGTTTCGATTCAGAACGGCACCCTGCCTGACACGGCACGTGTCTATGTCCTCGACGGTGGCACGATCGGCAATACCAGCTTCGTGGCGATCCCCTTCAATGCCGCCCATAAGGAAGGCGCCATGGTGGTGGCCAATCTGCTTCTCGAGCCAGAGATTCAGGCGCGGGCTCAGGACCCGATGACCATGGGCAATTTCACGGTGCTGGATCTCGACAAGCTCGATGCGGCGCAGCGCCAGCTGTTTGAGCGGCCGGCTGATGCGGTAGGCCTGCCGACCAACGCCGAGCTGGGAACGGCCCTTCTGGAGCCTGATCCCAGCTGGATGACCCGCCTCGTCGCCGAATGGCAAATGCGCTACGTCCGGTAG
- a CDS encoding radical SAM/SPASM domain-containing protein, with product MESLYWVMSWACHRKCKHCYEDKFRPYVRDRLGEVVEEARTNFPLIVNNLPGRMTYLDLEAPRPDGSLPEKTGRIILSGGESLLDPIRLAVTYPLIEALISRYRHASGVKIVVQTTGDLITEEIIDDLLSRGIYMISVSGIDDFHVGMKGPDRQRAFRDRLTAMFDRAGLKASGLSASTRNWHEEDGPLYSFFGATPDSWIGKLWPRGRAWSNGLSTASLADNFCNRWSGGLNFLQHGYSGSEVSIEPTGDLYPCCVKTKVPLGNLLDEKLIDILESLAGEPALEAISMGHPERMGIAYDWSLERFLDRSRTKTPQGKDYANLCIGCDAFHEEVLGPILQKAKINRRSRTYLGVPA from the coding sequence ATGGAATCGCTTTACTGGGTCATGTCCTGGGCCTGCCACCGGAAATGCAAACATTGCTATGAAGACAAGTTTCGCCCTTATGTCCGAGATCGGCTCGGCGAGGTGGTGGAGGAAGCCCGGACAAACTTTCCCCTGATCGTCAATAACCTGCCGGGGCGCATGACATATCTCGATCTGGAGGCGCCCCGCCCCGATGGCAGTCTTCCTGAAAAGACCGGAAGAATCATCCTTTCGGGAGGTGAATCGCTGCTCGATCCCATTCGCCTGGCCGTGACCTACCCGCTGATCGAAGCTTTGATCTCGCGCTACCGCCACGCCAGCGGGGTCAAGATCGTGGTCCAAACCACGGGTGACCTCATCACCGAGGAGATCATCGACGATTTGCTTTCGCGAGGGATCTACATGATTTCCGTCTCTGGGATCGATGATTTCCATGTCGGCATGAAAGGCCCCGACAGGCAACGCGCCTTCAGGGACAGGCTCACGGCCATGTTCGATCGTGCCGGCCTCAAAGCCTCCGGCTTATCCGCATCGACCCGCAATTGGCACGAAGAGGATGGCCCTCTCTACAGTTTTTTCGGCGCAACGCCCGACAGCTGGATCGGCAAGCTTTGGCCGCGCGGACGGGCCTGGAGCAACGGCCTATCGACCGCGTCCCTGGCGGATAATTTCTGCAACCGCTGGTCCGGCGGACTGAACTTCCTGCAACATGGCTATTCGGGTTCCGAGGTATCCATCGAACCGACGGGCGATCTCTATCCCTGCTGCGTCAAGACCAAGGTGCCACTCGGCAATCTGCTGGACGAAAAGCTCATCGACATTCTCGAATCCCTGGCCGGAGAGCCAGCGCTCGAGGCGATCTCTATGGGCCACCCGGAGCGCATGGGGATTGCCTATGACTGGTCCCTGGAGCGCTTCCTGGACCGGAGCCGCACCAAGACGCCCCAGGGGAAGGATTATGCCAATCTCTGCATCGGCTGCGATGCGTTCCATGAAGAAGTGTTGGGGCCCATCCTACAAAAGGCAAAAATAAATCGGCGTAGTCGAACCTATCTCGGAGTGCCGGCATGA
- a CDS encoding adenylate/guanylate cyclase domain-containing protein, giving the protein MWADIKRAAEAIGSGTARARFDALPATVVTAIRKQDATSEILIRAIQLTITLLFALLYAISPKTDAGTDFQLTPFALGIYIAINFFLLIYFLKKSIPEWLVFLSIVIDISLLMILIWSFHVQYGQPPSFYLKVPTFLYIFIFIALRALRFQPRFVLFAGIISSAGWIVMVAYVALYDPSGMVITRDYVEYLTSNSVLIGAEVDKILSVIIVTGVLWLALRRARKLLIDSIAEGAAAQNFSRFFDEPVATRIRSSHASDIGKGRRCDAAVLFIDLRGFTDLAASRDPETVIVLLSEYRAQIGSIIRRHGGAIDKFLGDGIMASFGTVSDGTPYAANALRAVDELLHRVASWREAHGPLSLLSERPLGGAVVAGTVVFGVVGDGDHLEFTVIGSSVNLAAKLEKYNKEIGTLALTTPQTLAVATSQGYRPDRPIEIRRADFFGLNELAVIGS; this is encoded by the coding sequence ATGTGGGCAGACATAAAGAGGGCGGCGGAGGCAATCGGCAGCGGCACTGCTCGTGCCCGCTTCGATGCCTTGCCGGCCACAGTCGTCACCGCCATCCGGAAACAGGACGCCACGAGCGAAATCCTGATCCGTGCCATCCAACTGACGATCACATTGCTGTTTGCCCTCCTGTATGCGATCTCCCCTAAAACGGATGCCGGCACGGATTTTCAACTAACACCCTTCGCCCTGGGAATTTATATCGCCATCAATTTCTTCCTTTTGATTTATTTTCTAAAGAAATCTATCCCTGAATGGCTCGTATTCCTCTCAATAGTGATCGACATTAGCCTATTAATGATTTTGATATGGAGCTTTCACGTTCAATACGGCCAGCCTCCCTCATTCTACCTCAAGGTTCCGACCTTTTTATATATTTTTATCTTCATAGCGCTCCGGGCATTGCGGTTTCAGCCACGGTTTGTCTTGTTCGCCGGAATAATTAGTTCGGCCGGCTGGATCGTCATGGTGGCCTATGTGGCTCTGTACGATCCTTCGGGCATGGTTATCACCAGGGACTATGTCGAATATCTCACGAGCAATTCGGTGCTGATCGGGGCGGAGGTCGACAAAATCCTCTCCGTCATCATCGTAACGGGCGTGCTCTGGCTCGCGCTGCGACGGGCACGCAAACTGCTCATCGATTCAATCGCCGAGGGGGCCGCGGCACAGAACTTCTCGCGGTTCTTCGATGAGCCGGTCGCAACACGGATCAGATCGTCGCATGCATCCGATATCGGCAAGGGCCGACGTTGCGACGCCGCGGTGCTGTTCATCGATTTGCGGGGTTTCACCGATCTGGCCGCAAGCCGGGATCCGGAAACCGTGATCGTCTTGCTATCAGAATACCGGGCACAGATCGGCAGCATCATTCGCCGCCATGGCGGTGCCATCGACAAATTCCTTGGCGACGGGATCATGGCCTCCTTTGGGACAGTGAGTGACGGCACTCCCTATGCAGCGAACGCATTACGGGCCGTCGATGAACTCCTCCACCGCGTAGCGAGTTGGCGTGAGGCGCACGGCCCCCTGTCGCTCCTGTCGGAACGCCCGCTTGGGGGCGCGGTCGTGGCCGGTACGGTGGTGTTCGGCGTGGTGGGAGACGGCGATCATCTCGAATTCACCGTGATCGGCTCCAGTGTCAATCTCGCCGCCAAGCTCGAAAAGTACAATAAGGAGATCGGAACACTGGCGCTGACGACCCCGCAGACCCTTGCCGTGGCGACCAGCCAGGGCTACCGGCCGGATCGACCAATCGAGATCCGGCGTGCCGATTTTTTCGGCCTGAACGAATTGGCGGTGATTGGGTCATGA
- a CDS encoding dihydrolipoyl dehydrogenase family protein, protein MTSDRQCDVCVIGAGSGGLSVAAGAAQLGLKTVLIEPGLMGGDCLNTGCVPSKALLALAKRAHLDSDRPAFTRHQIRDYIRETIDQIAPHDSQERLEGLGVHVVRQHATFESATRLLAGETAITARYFVVAAGSHAAVPPIPGLDPRRILTNETIFSIAETPDHLVVIGGGPIGIEMAQAHRRLGSKVTVLEIHRILPKDEPELVEIVRRTLEAQGVEILENVKVEAVEYLDTGTRVWIEHAGTRRSLEGSHLLISVGRKVNVDGLGLDAAGIAFDGKGIKTDARLRTSQKHIFAIGDIAGGPQFTHVAGYHAGIVIRNIAFRLPAKVDYSALPWVTYTDPELAHVGLTLTEARERFGKDVRGPVHSFKSVDRAVAERREEGLLKLVARSNGRILGCSIVAPGAGEMIGVWGLAIQQKLKLKDVASLILPYPTFSEISKQAASEWYKPTLFGDRTRWLVRLLQKLPQL, encoded by the coding sequence ATGACGTCCGATAGGCAATGCGATGTGTGTGTGATCGGCGCAGGGTCGGGCGGGCTTTCCGTCGCGGCCGGCGCGGCGCAGCTCGGACTCAAGACAGTGCTCATCGAGCCCGGCCTGATGGGGGGTGACTGCCTCAATACTGGCTGCGTCCCGTCCAAGGCTCTCCTGGCATTAGCCAAACGCGCGCATTTGGACAGCGATCGACCGGCGTTCACGCGTCATCAGATCCGAGACTACATCCGGGAGACGATCGACCAAATCGCGCCCCACGATTCCCAGGAGCGCCTTGAGGGTCTCGGCGTTCACGTCGTCCGCCAGCATGCAACATTCGAAAGTGCCACGCGGCTGTTGGCCGGGGAGACCGCGATCACGGCGCGATATTTCGTCGTGGCGGCAGGCTCCCACGCCGCGGTGCCCCCGATACCGGGGCTGGATCCCCGTCGAATCCTGACCAATGAGACAATCTTCTCGATCGCCGAGACGCCCGACCATCTCGTGGTCATCGGAGGAGGGCCAATCGGCATTGAGATGGCCCAGGCGCATCGCAGATTGGGCAGCAAGGTGACCGTGCTGGAAATACATCGCATCCTGCCCAAGGACGAACCCGAGCTGGTCGAGATCGTTCGCCGCACTCTCGAGGCCCAGGGTGTCGAAATCCTCGAGAATGTGAAGGTGGAGGCGGTCGAGTATCTCGACACAGGCACGCGCGTCTGGATCGAGCATGCCGGGACCCGACGCAGCCTTGAGGGATCTCATCTGCTCATCTCAGTCGGGCGGAAAGTCAATGTGGATGGTCTCGGGCTAGACGCGGCCGGCATCGCTTTCGATGGCAAGGGGATCAAGACGGATGCGCGGCTTCGGACCAGCCAGAAACACATCTTCGCCATCGGCGATATCGCAGGTGGCCCTCAATTCACCCATGTGGCCGGCTATCACGCGGGCATCGTCATCCGCAACATTGCCTTCCGACTACCGGCGAAGGTCGATTATTCCGCTTTGCCCTGGGTGACCTACACCGATCCCGAGCTTGCCCATGTCGGCCTGACCTTGACGGAGGCCAGAGAGCGCTTCGGCAAGGATGTAAGAGGCCCGGTCCACTCCTTTAAAAGTGTGGACCGCGCGGTGGCGGAGCGCCGTGAAGAGGGCCTTCTGAAGCTTGTGGCGCGGAGCAATGGTCGAATCCTGGGATGCTCGATCGTCGCTCCCGGCGCCGGCGAAATGATCGGCGTCTGGGGCCTTGCCATCCAGCAAAAGCTGAAACTGAAGGACGTTGCCAGCTTGATCCTGCCCTATCCCACCTTCTCCGAGATCAGCAAACAGGCGGCCAGCGAATGGTACAAACCGACGCTGTTCGGCGACCGCACCCGGTGGCTGGTGAGGTTGTTGCAGAAGCTGCCACAGTTGTAG
- a CDS encoding TVP38/TMEM64 family protein: MSLSLPMKKLKLSYLLILLLLLAAMAAHLSGVAAWLDIKWIAAHRDELLNWVEARPIASGALFIVFYAAVVALSLPAATVLTLLGGFLFGRWIGTALVVVGATLGAVAIFSIAKTSFGEGLRSKAGPLYQKVAANMQENAFGYLLFMRLVPVFPFFLVNIVPAMFSIETGTFALATFIGIIPGSFVYANLGGELSTITDPGDLISAKTLIAFSLLGVMALVPTLYRQWCARGSKAG, from the coding sequence ATGAGCTTGTCCCTCCCCATGAAGAAGCTCAAGCTCTCCTACCTGTTGATCCTCCTGCTTCTTCTCGCGGCGATGGCAGCCCATCTCTCCGGTGTCGCGGCGTGGCTCGACATCAAGTGGATTGCGGCGCATCGGGACGAGCTTCTGAACTGGGTGGAAGCCCGGCCGATCGCTTCCGGGGCTCTGTTCATCGTGTTCTATGCCGCTGTGGTCGCCCTGTCGCTGCCAGCTGCAACCGTGCTCACGCTTCTCGGCGGCTTCCTTTTCGGTCGCTGGATCGGAACGGCTCTCGTCGTGGTGGGTGCGACGCTCGGCGCGGTGGCCATTTTCTCCATCGCGAAGACGTCATTCGGGGAGGGTCTGCGCAGCAAGGCCGGACCGCTTTACCAGAAGGTGGCGGCGAATATGCAGGAGAACGCCTTCGGCTATCTCCTCTTCATGCGCCTTGTACCCGTATTTCCATTCTTCCTGGTCAATATCGTCCCCGCCATGTTCTCTATCGAAACGGGAACTTTCGCCCTGGCGACATTCATCGGCATCATTCCCGGGTCCTTCGTCTATGCCAATCTCGGCGGCGAACTGTCGACCATCACGGACCCGGGCGATCTAATCTCGGCGAAGACACTCATCGCCTTCTCTTTGCTTGGCGTGATGGCCCTGGTGCCGACCCTCTACCGGCAATGGTGCGCCCGCGGAAGCAAGGCCGGCTAA
- a CDS encoding zf-HC2 domain-containing protein produces the protein MLTCREVTEEASAFLDREQGLFAAAKFRLHLMLCRHCRRYVDQLAETIALLRTSRETSMDPVAEDALITMFHERK, from the coding sequence TTGCTCACATGTCGTGAGGTGACCGAAGAGGCGAGTGCCTTTCTCGACCGAGAGCAGGGCTTGTTTGCCGCTGCAAAATTCCGGCTGCACCTGATGTTGTGTCGGCATTGCCGGCGCTATGTTGACCAGCTCGCCGAGACGATCGCTCTCCTTCGAACATCGCGAGAGACCTCGATGGATCCGGTCGCGGAGGACGCATTGATCACAATGTTCCACGAACGGAAATGA
- a CDS encoding RNA polymerase sigma factor: MSEGEAPEGDADDKVADLLLVRLRARDAMAFRSLLRELHRPMIALARSFVKSREIAEEVVQDTWVAVVAGLDGFEQRSSLKAWIFNILVNKARTRGARDGRILSFSDLERDGEPAVSP, translated from the coding sequence ATGAGCGAGGGTGAGGCGCCGGAGGGAGACGCCGACGACAAGGTTGCCGACCTGCTGTTGGTCCGTCTGCGTGCCCGCGACGCCATGGCCTTTAGGAGCCTATTGCGCGAATTGCACCGTCCCATGATCGCCCTCGCCCGAAGCTTCGTGAAAAGCCGCGAGATAGCCGAGGAGGTGGTTCAGGACACCTGGGTTGCCGTGGTCGCCGGATTGGACGGGTTCGAGCAGAGATCGTCACTGAAGGCCTGGATTTTCAATATTCTCGTCAACAAGGCGCGAACTCGTGGAGCACGAGACGGTCGCATTCTCAGTTTCTCGGACCTTGAGCGCGACGGCGAGCCGGCAGTCAGTCCTTAA